A single genomic interval of Primulina huaijiensis isolate GDHJ02 chromosome 7, ASM1229523v2, whole genome shotgun sequence harbors:
- the LOC140981591 gene encoding uncharacterized protein, translating into MTGSKDLLSEVINYKGPTITFDDNSKGKAVGKDRIRNARQLGKKVRSTFKNKGRNISARCLELLHMDLFGPIPVTSLGGKKHTLVVVDDFSRFTWVIFLHSKDQTADQLIKLLKRLQNEKSEAVDRIRSDRGTEFLNRFLSSYLEDHGIKHELSAARSPQQNRVAERRNRTLKEASRTMLAESGISQSKQPEVGYFRIFGCKCFIHINGKTHLVAFDVKADNGIFLGYSAVSKAYRVYNLRTLTVEESIHIVFDESSICRDNSSSSINDLLNTLDATNLEANSDDEIDLTRTGENRSKEDEIIQEQTQQVNEPEDNQQTLDTQVEEGALEQEDEVIQPTESNTYGPCLRWKKDHPLELVIGNPTAPLRTRHQMINEFMHAAFVSQIEPKKIDDALLDTNWIEAMQEELNQFERSKVWHLVPRPNNTHVAAEPVVAAAATATAAAVTVVVVTVAQRGEPSLSRARIAASGGGSFS; encoded by the exons ATGACTGGAAGCAAAGATCTCCTGTCAGAAGTAATCAACTACAAAGGTCCAACCATCACCTTCGATGACAATTCTAAAGGTAAAGCTGTTGGTAAAG ATAGAATTCGCAATGCTCGTCAGTTAGGTAAAAAAGTCCGGTCAACATTCAAGAACAAAGGAAGAAACATATCAGCAAGATGCCTGGAACTTCTTCATATGGACTTGTTTGGACCAATACCCGTAACAAGCTTAGGGGGAAAGAAACACACTCTTGTAGTAGTTGATGATTTCTCAAGATTTACATGGGTAATATTTCTACACTCTAAAGACCAAACCGCTGACCAACTAATCAAGCTGCTCAAAAGACTTCAAAACGAGAAAAGTGAAGCAGTTGACAGAATCAGGAGTGACAGAGGAACTGAATTTCTAAACCGATTCCTGTCATCTTATCTTGAAGATCATGGCATAAAACATGAATTATCAGCAGCAAGATCACCTCAACAAAACagagtagctgaaaggagaaaccgcaCATTGAAGGAAGCATCTAGAACCATGCTAGCCGAATCTGGTATCTCACAAAG CAAGCAACCAGAAGTTGGATACTTTCGCATCTTTGGTTGTAAGTGCTTCATTCATATTAATGGCAAAACACATCTCGTCGCTTTTGATGTCAAAGCTGACAATGGTATTTTTCTAGGATATTCAGCAGtgagcaaagcatatagagtttaTAACTTAAGAACTCTCACTGTTGAAGAATCCATACacattgtatttgatgaatcatcTATATGTCGTGACAATAGTAGTAGCAGCATAAATGACTTATTAAACACACTTGATGCTACTAACCTTGAAGCCAACAGTGATGATGAGATAGATCTGACAAGAACAGGTGAGAACAGATCAAAAGAAGACGAAATCATTCAAGAACAAACTCAACAAGTGAACGAACCAGAGGACAACCAACAAACGCTAGATACACAAGTGGAAGAAGGAGCCCTAGAGCAAGAAGACGAAGTCATTCAACCAACCGAGTCTAATACATATGGACCATGTCTCAGGTGGAAGAAGGATCATCCACTAGAGCTGGTCATCGGTAATCCTACTGCTCCTCTTAGAACTAGACatcaaatgataaatgaatttaTGCATGCTGCATTCGTCTCTCAGATAGAACCTAAGAAAATAGATGATGCACTACTTGACACAAATTGGATAGAAGCCATGCAAGAAGAACTGAATCAGTTTGAAAGAAGTAAAGTTTGGCATCTAGTTCCTCGGCCTAATAACACTCAT GTGGCTGCTGAGCCTGTTGTTGCTGCAGCTGCTACtgcaactgctgctgctgtaactgttgttgttgtaactgttgctcaGAGAGGCGAGCCATCCCTTTCAAGAGCACGTATAGCAGCATCTGGTGGTGGttcattttcttga